The Clupea harengus chromosome 22, Ch_v2.0.2, whole genome shotgun sequence genomic sequence AAGAAGAGACATAACCACCCGAGGTCTAAACAATGCGGTTAACATGGCAATGATAGTTGAATACCATTTGTGTTGCTCTGGATCCACCAAACTAACGTTACATGAACCCATAACTTAGCTGGTCCCCAATCATCACTGCCCAGCTAGAAATTGTTAACGGTAGCGGTACCATTCAGTAACGTTACCCCAGCTCAAAGTGACAGTTCAACTTCTTAAAAACAACGTTAACCAATATGTTTAATGTGCCGTTAGCTTTAACTACGGGATAGTGGCTGTAAATTGTTGTTTTGAATGGCCCCGCTACGTTCCACCTTAGCTAATTAGTAAATGAGGTTACACTGAGAACTTGAGCTATTTAAGCTGTCGTTGGCTGTCCCCGTACCTGCAGGCTAAACATTTCGAGCCAAGGGCTAGGGAATCTATATCTATCACTAGTACTAAAGCCAATACCCAGACGGCAAAGGTATTGTTTCTGTCATCacctagctggctagctaattTGTCAGCCGACGTCCAAAAGTAACCAGTAAACCGGCTAACCAGATATAATAGCCAGCAAACGTTACTATTAGATGCTATGGTAGGTTTAGGAGATAACGTTATTTGTGCAGGTTCGTGCTTTCAGTTGACGCCTACTGGCAAAGTAACACAATTTGGTCAACATTATAACTAAGCAGCAAGCCATGTTACGTTTTCTCTGGCCAGCTTGCTACCAACCTTGCTATGAAAGCAAAAATAGCCATTGCAGCATGAAGGTACTTggactagctagctagctaggatagtaagctaatgttagctacaTCTCGGTTGGATTTTCTGGTGTGTTACTTGTGACATAGCAATACCTCGTAATTTTTCATAACTAAACCAGTTAGCTAGCAGAGTGTTCATCCCATTGGACATACCTAATGTGACAGCTTTATCAATTCCACTGAACAGGTTGGATCTGATAGGGTTAGCTGAGGCTACACAATATTATCAATTAGCAGGCCATTGCCACGGTAAACCAACATATGCTACATTGGCTAAAGAGCTTGATGTCACTAGTAACATTAATCCCACCCTTCAACACTAATTGTGAATTGAAAAATGTCTTACCCTCTCCGATTTTCTCAAGCTTCTCATATTTCTGCATGGTTTGTAAACGAAGCCAGCCTAAAAATAGCTGGGGCAATTCTCAATCCCAAATGTTGGGAGTGGAATTTAGAGGCAACGTCAAAATGAGTCTGAGATCTGTGGTCATCTACCGGCAAAATGACGAATTGCAGCATGAGCTTTAGTAACTAGACTGTTGATCCCAATCAATGGTTTATCCACTGCATTTCCCCTCGGTTAACCTCGCCAATGTTTAACAACACAAACCAAACAATGTGTCGCCTGGGATGGGTCAAGGCATGGCATTTGGCTTTTCCCATTTCTTTTCATGTGCATAAAATGGCCTCGCATCAGAATCTTGTTTTTCCAAGTTTCTTTAATATATACTTGTACAATTTTTAAGATTCATTATACATCCGGTGCTGCCTGTCTTCATCTCATGTAGACTATTCATGGTCTCAAATGAGTTGGAGAAATAAGAATTCACTGACTGCTACATTCAAGACACATTTATTAGTTTTAGACAGCACGTTCTGTACACTTTATTACATATTACTAGCCAGTGTGTTCTATGAAAATGTTCACCCTTATGCTGGCATTATTTTATGATGTATTGACCATTTTAATAGGTAAATATTATGTATAAAATTTaaaaatataagtgctccataTACACattatgtttttaaatcagTAAACATAAtctcataaataaatacatatgttCGGTGCTTTCACTTGAGATAACGAGACTCCTCATTTAAAAGGGTATGTTCTACAATCTGTCCAGTGAAAACTGTCTACAGGTTCATTTCTTTCCCTCAGACCTCTGCCTGCGAATCAGCTCAGCGTAAAGTCCTCCCTTGCTGAGCAACTCCAAGTGCGAGCCAGCCTgcaaagaaaaagtgagagggACATCCAGTGGTCAATCACATGCTTCACAAGCAAATGAGGCTTGGTTCTTTTTCTCAATACACAACATGTTTCTATCGGTTCATGAATAGCTAGAGCCAGGCTGCAGAAATTGTCCCTATTTTAGTTTGGGTTACAAACACAATGTGAACATGAATGACAAACATCCTTTCAATTCTAGACATAATCTTACAACTTTTCATACTGCGATGTTGTCTAAATCTTTTTAATATTTCAATGTTTCCATTATTTTGAATTTCACTGTTTATCCCTCATTGAAACAGCTTCTCCTACTATCCACCTATGGCAGTACATTTGAAACATAAATGTGTAATGGACACGCTGTCCTTGTAAtggtggttagggttaggctgaCTTTGAAAGAGGTATTTGTGTTCCCTTCCTCACCTCCACGATATGGCCGTTGCTCATGACACAAATCAGGTCAGCCCCCTGGATAGTGCTGAGGCGGTGGGCGATGATGAGGACAGTGCGGCCCGTTGTGGCCCGGTCCAGGGCCTCCTGCACAACACTCTCTGACTCGGCGTCCAGTGCGCTGGTGGCCTCGTCTAGGATGAGGATCCTGGGGTTCTTGATCAGGGCGCGTGCGATGGCAATGCGCTGCTTCTGACCTCCCGAGAGCGTCGCCCCACGCTCACCTGCGACAAGGTAGACAGCTGGGTATCAGTTGCCCCAGTATCCATAAGTCTATCACACTTCTAGTGCACATTTGCAGCATTTAACTAGTGCCCATTACACCAACAGAAAGGATCACCAGGTGAGCCCTTGTTAGTATGTACtatatgtgattttttttttttttttcacttaccGACAACAGTGTTGTACCCATCTGGAAAACCAGTGATGAAGCCATGTGCATTTGCTTGCTTGGCTGCAGAGATTACCTCAGCGTCAGAGGCCTCAGGTTTCCCAAAGCGGATATTCTCCAATACAGATGTGCCAAAGAGCACTGGCTCCTGTGGATATAACAGAGGAATATTTATGTTAACGGAGATGTTGAATATGTAAGTACAGTTGTAGTGAACAGGGGAGGAAAATTTTacttgtttgtctttctgtgttttATCCCCAGTACTATATAAGCAGGAACCTGTACACATATTTATTTGGGTTTGTAACAAGCCGTCATCAATTTAAACACAGTTCTAAGTAGACCATAACTCTCCTGAGCCTTACTAACCCAAAAAAGCAACACACTTACATAATGACATTATATGATGATGGTATATTATGTATTTCTTGGCATCTCTGCTGTATTTTGAATGGACAAGGGCATGAATGCAATTACATACTAAAAATATCAAAGTTAGGCAAGACagaacaaaaccacacagaccTGGTTGATAAATCCAATAACTTTCCCTCTGAGCCAGGAGGGGTCCAGTGTTTTGATATCCAGTCCATCCAGCATGACGACTCCACTTGCTGGGTCATAGAATCGCTCCAGTAAAGCAGCAACTGTAGACTTTCCTAAAGACATTTGGACAGTGATGTTTATGATCATGTTCACGACTATTATTCTAATACTGTCAAAAAGTAAAAATCAATACCTCCACCAGACTGTCCAACAATCGCGACAGTTTTAGAAGAAGGTAGAGTCAGATTTAGGTTCTTCAAGATGTGGTGACCAGGCCTTGTGGGATAGCTGAAAGAAGAGTTGACAGTTACACCAGTATCATGAATCACTACCAATGACAATTCCAGTGTCATCCTCTTAAATATCTGTGactattgattaaaaaaaaaaaaaaaaaaaaaaacttaccaGAAGTTGATGTTCATGAAGTCCACTCGTCCAATGAGAGACTCAGTAGGGATGCGGCCTCCACCAGTCAGGGGGATGCTTGGCTCCAGAGACATGTACTCAAAAACACGGGCACCTGCACTGCATCCTCTCACCATCTAAAAACAACCAGTGGCACCCACGTTGGAGATTAGTCATTTGCTCATTAATAACTGAAGTAGTCAAACATTTTGAAGAAATGAAAGCTTAAATGATGGGACATTTCTACTCACCTGTCCAAACAAGATTGAAATACTGGCTAAAGATCTAAAAAGAGAGGGACTGAAATGTGACTTCTGTCCATTTTGAATCATGCTAGACCAGTCTAAGCCCTTCAGAATCACTGATTTAGAACATGGCCAGAGTAACATAAGAGTGATTTAGACCATAAGAGTGATTTAGAACATACACGTGATTTATAAGTGATTTAGAACATATGAGTGATTTACCTTTGCACAGTTTGGGACGCCACCAGGAAAGACATCAAATCACCAGCAGACATCTCATCACCTGCCATCAAGGACCCACCAGCGAAAATTGTGCCAAGAACAATGCCTGTAAggatggataaaaaaaaacatgatattTGGAAATAACGTGATGCTAATTCCAATTACTCAGTATTCATAGTTAGTATCTCCTAGATACTAGGCAGGTATAATATGCACCATAAACACGTGTATTGAAAATGCTCACAGTTCAAAACTACGTTTGAAAGGCCTTGGAACACAGCTATGCCACTTCCCAGTGCTTCATTCATTTCACAAGATTTATCCACCTCAACTGAATACAACCTGTAAGATATACAACaaagttcagttttttttttttcagaaatggGGGAAAGATTTTTTTAAACCCATAATCAAACAGGCTTCCTACAAAATCAAATTTGATCATGCCTTGACATTGTGACATCTCAAGCCAGCTGTGCTAGTCCCCTTCTCAGCTAATGAAGACATAATTGAAAGTATAAAAGTTAATGGGAAAGGGGATTAGTGCAATTCTCACTGCAGCTCTCGGTCCTCCATGGCAAAAGCTCGCACTGTCCGCACGTTGCCCAGAGCCTCATCTGCCACCCCTGTAGCTTTTGAGACCTAAATGAGACACAACAAATTAGGAAGTATAAGGTTCCAAGAGTCTTCAGCTGATTCCCTCCAGAACCATATAACTGCAAAAGTGTTAAGAGTCTAGGATCTAGTTAGATTACAACAAATTATACGTTGTCAAGTCAATGTCTGTGCCATTCTCATACAATTCTAACACAATGTAAACCATTTAAATGAATTAAAGTGTCAAATTAAATTTATTTTGATACTTTGCTAGTCAAAGTGACATGTATGTTGTGAATAAAACCATGGTAAATCATGTTAAACCCATCTGATGTAGTAGCATGTGTTTACCTGCTCCTGGGCTTTTCTGGAGAGCTGCCGTAGGAAGGAGCCAATGATGGCCCCCGCACCCACCAGACAGGGCAGGACCACTACAGTGAGGCCTGTGAGCTTAGGGGAAATCATGTACAGCGACACAAAGCAACCCACCGTCTGAGTGGAGCTCCGCAAACCCTACAAGCACAACAGTCACAAGCACAGAGAAAAGGTCACCGTTCATTGAACTGTGATTCATTCACAGACAGCTACGTTCTCATTCTTAACACTACTGAAACATACGGCCTGCTTTCATTTGTATGTGGACGCTGTATTACAGTTGACATTAAAACCAAACGAAGGCCAAACGAAGTAGCTGAGTTTTAGACGTGGATTAACAAATAGGATTAAGTGGAACCCTCCATACCTGAGAGATAACCAGTTTGAAAGAGGACTTGAACTCCTGAATGTCGGCAGTCAAACGATTCACAAGGTGGCCAGTTTTGTTAGCATCAAAGAAGGCCACATCTTGTCTGAAATTATACTGAATTTCCTTATCCTTCATGTCAAAATGCCTTGCATGCATAGTTTTATTgttgaaataaatatatatattaggcTCTTCATAATCAAGTAAGAACAGCTACATACAGTCAGTTTTCATATTCTATAAACATGAGAATGGTCCCAGACCTCCTATAATCATTTATTTACCTTGCTGTAATCAGGTCATGGGCTTATATATTTATAGGAACATGTCAGTGTTAATATGGTCTGACAATTACCTAAGCAACGATGCAAAGAGGGTTTTCCTCATGTCGGCAGCCACCCGCTCCCCTACTCTGGACAGAAGGACGATGTAGCCACTGGTCAGGGCCCCCTGGGAATCAGAGTAGCATGGTGTAACAGCATCAAAGCAACTGCAAGCATCTTTATATTCATTGTTCTAGTAAACACTTATCTATTTAATAACCTAAAGATCTCAGTGTAAGCCATTTTCAAACTCTGTGTAAATGTCAGTACCTGGATACAGTAGAGTGTCAGCAGCTTGAAGGCGGGTCCCCGCATGTCTCTGACATAACTGCCAGCCTGTTCTCTCATTTGTCGGGCCACCACATTCACCAGTTCGCCCAGAATCATGGGGATCTGAATATTTAAGAGTGCAGCTCCAAAAGCAAGCTGTAAGCAAATTAATTCTCAGTACATTTTCATATTCCTCTTGCCATTTTAATTAGACTAACTACATTTATTgttaacaaataaaatacaacaatATCATGTACAAAAACAATATAGTGAATTTAGCTTTTGCTTAAAAGCAGCTCTAAAGGCTTCAATCGATAACATccattttgaaatgtttcaaatgaaaaatgtaactATTTGACTGGGTAAGGCCAAGGAggtgatgttttattttgttatgcTAATAAAACGTCCTGTGAGGCTCAGACCAGGTGATTGATTCCATTAGCAACACTGCTGTCCTTTTGACTTTCCAGAAGTAAGGGGAACTCAGTACTTTATCTTCACAGGTACTACCATGAACTACTATTTTCCCAAAACATACAGAAAGAAACCAGAATTGGTTTTGCATCATCCAGTGTATGATTTGACACACGTAACATTAACAGACAGAAGCTGGGCCTAGCTGAACTGAGTCACTTACAATGACAGCCCCTAATAGGGCTAGGATCTGAGGCCGCACAAACTCCCAGAGAACAGTCCAATGGAACTCCGGAGTCTTCTCTGTGGCTTGGACCTCTACAGGCACATTATTGTTGATGTCCTCCTGGCAATATGCCACATTGATAAAAGCCCTGGCAGTGACAGTAAGGGCGGCAGGTCCAATAAGAAACTTCAGGGAAACCTTTGAAGGTTTTGAGCCACGGGCAGCTGAAAGACACAGTGCTTTTCTGGCATGGCCAAAGAGACGCATTACAGCACTGCCGGACTGTCCATCGACACGGAGACACTGCCACTGCTGAAAACACCTATAATTCAAAGAACAgaaatatttcattaaaaaaaaaacgctccAAGTTAGATCAGTACGACCTCTCAAGACAGGCATGGCAATTTCTTAAGGCAGTTCTTGCCAACAGTACAAGATCTTATATGAAGTTTGTGCATCTGATAGCTATAAGAGGGATTTCTTAGTAAAATATCTAATTTCTCCCATCACGTTGACATTTTAGTTGGTAGTACTTTATCTAAGAAATATTATGACCTTGGCTGTCATAGTTTGGCTACATTATAAGCTAAATTAGGTTGTTCCTTTGACATTTCTTTAAGTGCCCATGAGCTTCGACCTTAAAGAACACGCCGCAAACTGGCCAGCAGTCAGTTGCACCAGTTGAGCAGAAGTTGTGTCATATTTTCGGTTGCACCACTCACTGCTTACACAAGTTACATCGTAGTTAGTAGCTTCTAAATCAAAACACTGTTGCACAGAATGACATTTCCATCGTGGACAACCAATCAATATCACTGTTTGATGATATGGGAAGCATCTTGCAGCTCCCCATACTTTGCGTGTTGATAGTGCATgttgggatttaacctcaaTAATGTGCTTCCACAGCTGTTGCTTTATTTTGTGGATtagaattatttttatttttattatagtGTAATGTGCAGGGGTGTAGCGTGTTCCacatgtgtgagaatgtgatgtAGTGATCCCAGAGTGCTGTGCCAATGTAGCGAGAATGTTCAGTAATTGTGTTCCATTTTGGAATGTACTTGCTTcttgtgtgcataagtgtgtatttctgttaccATTTTAGTCTGTGTGATACATGtagatgtatgtatatttgatCCTGTGCAGTAAGCGTATTTGTCCACCCTTACCCACTGTGTTATGTAGATATTAGACGTCCGTTCTGTGTTTTCCCATTAAATATCAGTTTTTCCTGTGTGCGTCACAATAAACGGCTCTACATTACAaaggtgtcagaagtgggatacGGGATGATCACCCTAGAAATCATCAAAAATGTCATCGACCAACTGCAGCGGGGAGGAGCGCAGCCAAAGGGCAATATTCCAACAGCCTTGACAAGGCTGAACCCCAGTGTGTCCCCGCCCTGTGGGCGGCAGGAAGGAGCCGCTGAAAAAGCCAGCGCGCCCTCTGCCCTGGCGGACGAGAGGGAGCAAGTGGTCCACTCTGGCAGCCCGCCAGAACCCGGGCATGCCACTGCAGGTACGCCAGGACCACCACCATGACAACAGGGAACAATGAAGGCCCGCTCAAGACCTACCTTGTCCAAGTTTAGCTAGCAGCACGCTTCGGAGCCTGGTCGGTCGAGGAGAAAGAGGACCAGGTTGCGCTCGCCATGGAGGGCAGGGTGCTCCAGGGGCCTCATGTACAATCGTTGCATACGCACAAAAACGTTGCGCACACCATCTTTCACACTCATGATTAGATGTATCAAGAGTGAAATGAACGCAAGAATGTGCATTCCTCCACACCAACTTCATGTCTGGCATACGCATATttcgaatgttttttttttcagttggcgacacttgagacacacactgagagccTATGCATCACAACTACTAACGTTACTAGCTTACAAGTCTGTAGGCCTTCAAAATGATTTGCTCAGTATGGACACATGTG encodes the following:
- the abcb8 gene encoding mitochondrial potassium channel ATP-binding subunit, which codes for MTMSSLLRCSRFTRTANAPILSRPLHSHINKTRELWTHTRCFQQWQCLRVDGQSGSAVMRLFGHARKALCLSAARGSKPSKVSLKFLIGPAALTVTARAFINVAYCQEDINNNVPVEVQATEKTPEFHWTVLWEFVRPQILALLGAVILAFGAALLNIQIPMILGELVNVVARQMREQAGSYVRDMRGPAFKLLTLYCIQGALTSGYIVLLSRVGERVAADMRKTLFASLLRQDVAFFDANKTGHLVNRLTADIQEFKSSFKLVISQGLRSSTQTVGCFVSLYMISPKLTGLTVVVLPCLVGAGAIIGSFLRQLSRKAQEQVSKATGVADEALGNVRTVRAFAMEDRELQLYSVEVDKSCEMNEALGSGIAVFQGLSNVVLNCIVLGTIFAGGSLMAGDEMSAGDLMSFLVASQTVQRSLASISILFGQMVRGCSAGARVFEYMSLEPSIPLTGGGRIPTESLIGRVDFMNINFCYPTRPGHHILKNLNLTLPSSKTVAIVGQSGGGKSTVAALLERFYDPASGVVMLDGLDIKTLDPSWLRGKVIGFINQEPVLFGTSVLENIRFGKPEASDAEVISAAKQANAHGFITGFPDGYNTVVGERGATLSGGQKQRIAIARALIKNPRILILDEATSALDAESESVVQEALDRATTGRTVLIIAHRLSTIQGADLICVMSNGHIVEAGSHLELLSKGGLYAELIRRQRSEGKK